TTGCGAGGCGCGCCGCATCGCGAACGCTCCACAGGCTTCGACCGTCGCGAGCGCAAGGGCGATGCCGGCGATGAACGACCATGACTCGGATGGTGGCATCCACGGCACGAGCCATGCCGGAGCCGAGCCCTTCAGGACGGCAAGCAATGCGAACCAACCGAACCAGGATGCCGAGCCCTTGATGATGTCAGGGCCGATCGTGTCCGGCTCGAGCCGAATGCCGAGCGTTCCGAGCAGGGCCTCGATGCGCTCGCCGTCGGTGAGGAACAGAAAGGCGCCGATATAGAGGGGAACGCGCGACATGAAGATGAGCGCGAGCAAGCCGGACAGGACGATATGGCCGAGGAGATCGTGGAGGAGGTCCTGACCGCTCTTGGCTGACCGTTCCGGCGCAGTGGCGGCCTGGCGCTGCGGCAGCGATCTGGCGCGGGCCATGTGCTCCAGCATCCTGGCGCGCCGCTCCGGCGCGTATGGCCTCGCGCGGTGCATCCAGCGTGGCACCGACTTTGTCGGGGCGGGGCCGGACTGGTCTTCCGGCGTGGTTTTGGGGAACTCCATGACCTGCATCGTCTCGCGGTTCCGGCATTGGTCGTTCGCGAGCCGTAGGCAGGTTCATGCGGTACGGGCCGAAATCACATTAGGTTATTGTTTGAGCATGATCTCTTCGGAAAACCGCTTCGCACTTTTCCGGATCATGCTTTAGCCGGCAGGCCGCGCGCGAGGCATGGAGGAGGCCGGGCAGCCCGCAACTGCCGACGCCGCCGCGGAGGTCCTGATCCGCTCGTATAGCGGCAGCGGGATGGTGGATCCGATCGCGCTCTCGGGGAAGAACAGGAAGTCGCGGTGTCCGCCGAGGCCGAATTTCGGGTGGGGGACCTGCCAGCCCATGGTGTACGGACGATAGTCGTTTCCCAGGAACATCGTGCCGAGATAGCCGAGCTCTTCGAAAAACGCGAACAGCTGGCCGGCGTCCGCCGACACGCTTTCGAACTGCACCACGGGGCGACAGCGCTCGATCAGCCGCCTTGCGCCGGTGAAGACGCTGAGCTCATGGCCTTCGACATCGCATTTGATGAAGCGCGGATTTGCCAGCGCGAGATCGTCGAGAATGGCGAGAGGGACCGCGACCGTCTCATTGCCTGATCTGTCGCGCGCCATGCACAAGGAGGCGCTGCGCGCTGGCGCGTCAGCTGCGCGGTGCCGCAGCTATCGGACAAGGCGGCTTCGATGGTCTCGACATTGGCAAGGCCAAAGCACTGCTTGCGCCGCTGGATATAGCGGATCATCTCGGGCTGAGGCTCGAACGCCAAGACCTTGCCGGACGGGCCGACGGCGCGCGCCAGCCAGAAGCTGTAGATGCCCTTGTTGGCGCCGATATCGATGACGGTCGCTCCCTTGAGGTCGAGGCGCATCAGGGTCTTCAGGGGAAGCTTCTCGGTGCGCCAGCGGTAGCGCAGGCACCGGACCAGGAAATGCACGTCTTCAAAATTCATTGCGCGCAGCCTCTGAAACGAGGCGAGGCTACGCTTCGCGATCGTCGCGCTCAAAGTGCTATTTTGGGATGCGATGCAGCAATCGGATGTCCCGGGCGGTGGCCCGGTGGCGCTCCCTAGCGGAATCGAACCGCTCTCTCCACCGTGAAAGGGTGGCGTCCTAACCGATAGACGAAGGGAGCAAAGTGCCCCGCCGCTTTTCGCGGCACGGCCGCTGGCCGCCCGAGTCAGGCCCGGCGGCGTGCAGCGGGCGAACGTATAGTGGCCTTTGAGCCTCCGGGCAAGCCGTTCGGGAACGGGATCTCGGGGGCGGTGGATAGCGCCGCCCCGGGATCATTCGGGACCGATTTCAACGGTTTCTTAAGGTTCCCTGAGATAGCGCTGGAATGGGAGATCTTAAAGCCGATGCCTCAGCCGAAGAAGCGCGCCGCCCGCAAGCTGCTGTCGCAGCATGCCTGGATCACGCTCGACGGTGGATTCGCCGCGCGGCACTGCCTGGTCCAGGACATCTCGGAGTCGGGCGCGAAGATCACGATGGACGACGATGCGAGCCAGCTGCCGGGCGTGATCCGAATGGCGTTCGCACGTGATGCGCGCACCGGGCGGAGCTGCCAGGTGGTCTGGCGCCGCGGCAAGTCGGCCGGCGTCCGGTTCCTCTGACCCCCGCCCGGATGGCGCGCGGCGCCGGTCCGGGCTAGAACGGTGCCATGCGCACGCCGCTCCTCGTCCTGATCTCGGCCCTAATCTCGTCCGCAGCCGCGGCGGAGGGCTTGCGCCTGCCGACCGCCGAGCCGCCGCAGGCTGGCAAGACCTTGCCTCTGAAGAGCAACGGCGGGACCGCGAAGGCGGGCTCGTGCGCCTCCTATGGCCGTGGCTTCCATATGGTCGAGGCGACCGGGACCTGCGTGAAGATCGGCGGCGCGGTCAGCGTCGAGACAACGGTCCGGCGGTAGCTCGCATGGTGCCGGATCTGCTGCGGCCCGAGATCATCTTCCCGTTCGTGATGTATTGCGCGCTCTTGTGGTGGGTCGGACGCGGCCTGAGCTGGCCGGCGAAGCTTGCCACCGCCGTGGTGACGCTGGCGCTGATCATCTGCGTGGTGCTGGTCGAGCGCGGCTGGCGCTAGGCGTCAAACAAAACCGGCGAAAACAACCCCACGCACAGTAGCCGTCAAGCCTCAGCGTGACTCCCTTCGGCACGCGCGGGAATGCCGATTCAGCGCGGCGCCAGCAGGCTTTGAGCTGCGCTGCCGCCTCACGACATCGGCGGTGCGACGAATTGTGCAAATCCGCTGCGCTTGCCGAGCTCGGCGAGCCAGCGGGTCAGGTGCGGCTGGGCCGGGCGGGTGATGCCCTCGACGCCGAGCCAGCGCCGCGCATAGCAGCCGATCGCGATATCGGCGATCGTGAACTGGTCGCCCTCCATGAAGCGGCGCGTGGCGAGGTGGCGGTCGGCGATCACCCAGACCTCGGCGGCGGCATCGGCATCCCGCTGCACCTGGATCATGTCCCGCTCGGCGGGCGGCGTGCGCACGATACCCCAGAACACCGGGCGATCGACCGGCTGCACGGTCGACAGCGTCCAGTCGAGCCAGCGGTCGACGCTGGCGCGGCTCTTCGGTGCCTCGGGGTAGAGAGGCGTGCCGCGCCCATGCGCGAGACAGAGATAGCGCAGGATCGAGTTGGACTCCCACAGCACGAAGTCACCCTCGACCAGCGTCGGGATCCGCGCATTGGGATTCATCGCGAGATAGTCGGCCTCGCGGGTCTTGCCGAACGCCATGCCGGCGTCGATGCGCTCGAAGGGCAGGCCGAGTTCGGCGAGGCCCCACAGCACCTTCTGCACGTTGACCGAATTGGCGCGGCCCCAGATCGTCAATTGTTGGTCGGGCATCAGGCTTCCTCCCGCGGCGTGGTCGATTTGCGCGGGTGATAGCGGAATTTCGGATCGCGGAGCACGGCGATTGCGGCGCGCCCCTCATGCAAAAAGCTCCGCCTGAGGCGGAGCTTTCGTTGGCAAAGTCTCATCGCGCTTTAATGGCCGAAGAACAGCCATAACAGAATGATCACCGGGATCGGCACGCCCAGCAGCCACAGCAGGATTCCTCGTCCCATCGCGTTCTCCTCCGATTGCTTTGTCGGAGGGACAATCCCGGGCGCGAGGGCTTGTTCCTGGGAGAGGCGCCTTACCAATGGCCGGTGTTGGGCATCGAGGCCCAGGGTTCCTGCGGCGGCTTCGGCTCGCCCTTCTGCAAGAGCTCGATCGAGTGTAGGTCGGGCGAGCGGACGAAGGCCATGTTGCCGTCGCGCGGTGGACGGTTGATGGTGACGCCGGCCTTCTGCAGCTTCTCGCAGGTCGCGTAGATATCATCGACCTCATAGGCGAGGTGGCCGAAGAAGCGGTCCTCGCCGTAAGTCTCCTCGTCCCAATTGTAGGTGAGCTCGACCAGCGGCGCGCCGCGCGTCTTGGGCTGGTTGTTCAGCGCGTCGAGATCGTCTGCCGAGCACAGGAACACCAGCGTGAAGCGGCCCTTGTCGTTCTCGATCCGCCGCACCTCCTTCAGCCCCAGCGCATCCTGGTAGAACTTCAGCGCGACATCGAGATTGCGCACGCGCAGCATGGTGTGGAGGTATCGCATGGTTGTTGCTCCCTGACGTTGGAGGGTTTTGCTTTGGGCCGGACCGGCGGGAGCATCAATTAGCAGCAAAATGCGACAAAGGGCAGGGGGCCGCTCTCAGGGCTTCGGCTTCCGCTCGGGCGCAACCGACGTCTCCCACGGCCGCCGCCCATCGCCGTTGCGGTCCCAGGCGCGTTTGGTCTGGTCGGCTTCCTCGTCGGCCTTGTCCTTTGCGCGCGCGGCCTTGATCTGGTCGCGAACGGACAGGTCGCTTTGCGGAGGAGCCGCGGTCTGCGCCGTGACGGCCGCCGACCAGACGACGAGTAGCATCGTGAGGGATATTTTCATCCCTGCCGTTAACACGTTCAGCCCACGCTGTCCGATTTAGTTTGGTGCGGTCCGTTGAAGGGCTAGCGCCGTCGCTGCGGCTGCCCGTTCCAATAGGGTTGAGCCGAGGCGGCCGGAGGCACGCCTTGCCCGATCGGATTGCTGAACGGATTGTTGCTGGGCTGCGTCGCCACGGCGCAGCAGTGCCCGCCCTGCGCAGGGCGGGGGCGTCGTTGCTGCTGCTGGGCGAAGGCGGAGGTCGCGTACAGCAGGAGAGAGATCGCGAGGATTGATCGAAGCATGGGAGTGCCTTTCCGATCAGGGGAAACGCCCGCACGGGCGTTGGTGTTCCCGAGCGGGTGGTCGATGGGGGGCTCGCCTCTTCTGTTTGTGATCGCGGGTGCACTCGATTGGCGCTTTCCGCGACGCGCAGTATGGCGGCGATGCTGCGAGTTTAGTGCACTGGACTGCAATTGCGCGGGTAGTGTGAGTGAGGGGCTACTTGAGCGAGAACATCCGCCTGCTATCATCCCATTTCGAACTCGAAGGGAGCGACAGAGTGGATCTCCTGCAGATCGTTTTCGGTGCAATTCTTTTGGCAGGATACTATCTGATCGAGATTGCCTATCGCGTCGTCTACTTCATCGTGCACTTTTGGATCGTGTCGGTATTTGCTGTCATCATGCACAGCTGCCTTGATCCGGAAGCGCCAATCGGCAGGCCGTCATTCTGACAAAACTT
The genomic region above belongs to Bradyrhizobium arachidis and contains:
- a CDS encoding PilZ domain-containing protein, encoding MPQPKKRAARKLLSQHAWITLDGGFAARHCLVQDISESGAKITMDDDASQLPGVIRMAFARDARTGRSCQVVWRRGKSAGVRFL
- a CDS encoding FkbM family methyltransferase encodes the protein MLDDLALANPRFIKCDVEGHELSVFTGARRLIERCRPVVQFESVSADAGQLFAFFEELGYLGTMFLGNDYRPYTMGWQVPHPKFGLGGHRDFLFFPESAIGSTIPLPLYERIRTSAAASAVAGCPASSMPRARPAG
- a CDS encoding glutathione S-transferase family protein; this encodes MPDQQLTIWGRANSVNVQKVLWGLAELGLPFERIDAGMAFGKTREADYLAMNPNARIPTLVEGDFVLWESNSILRYLCLAHGRGTPLYPEAPKSRASVDRWLDWTLSTVQPVDRPVFWGIVRTPPAERDMIQVQRDADAAAEVWVIADRHLATRRFMEGDQFTIADIAIGCYARRWLGVEGITRPAQPHLTRWLAELGKRSGFAQFVAPPMS
- a CDS encoding VOC family protein; protein product: MRYLHTMLRVRNLDVALKFYQDALGLKEVRRIENDKGRFTLVFLCSADDLDALNNQPKTRGAPLVELTYNWDEETYGEDRFFGHLAYEVDDIYATCEKLQKAGVTINRPPRDGNMAFVRSPDLHSIELLQKGEPKPPQEPWASMPNTGHW
- a CDS encoding FkbM family methyltransferase, with translation MNFEDVHFLVRCLRYRWRTEKLPLKTLMRLDLKGATVIDIGANKGIYSFWLARAVGPSGKVLAFEPQPEMIRYIQRRKQCFGLANVETIEAALSDSCGTAQLTRQRAAPPCAWRATDQAMRRSRSLSPFSTISRWQIRASSNAMSKAMSSASSPAQGG